Proteins found in one Lutimonas zeaxanthinifaciens genomic segment:
- a CDS encoding GNAT family N-acetyltransferase, which translates to MIKFTSVTEKNDLDRIETMAEVIWHEHYTPIIGKEQVVYMLDKFQSTDSMKVQIENGYTYIMITKNEDPIGYLAYEKRQNALFLSKIYLLKNERGKGFGRLAMNHIFESAKGKGCSSVQLTVNRFNQNSISAYQRIGFEKRGEVVQDIGNGFVMDDYIMEKSLM; encoded by the coding sequence ATGATTAAGTTTACTTCAGTAACCGAAAAAAATGACCTCGACCGGATCGAAACAATGGCAGAGGTGATATGGCATGAGCACTATACCCCCATCATTGGCAAGGAACAAGTGGTTTATATGCTTGATAAATTTCAATCGACCGACAGTATGAAGGTACAGATTGAAAATGGTTATACCTATATTATGATCACCAAGAATGAAGATCCCATTGGATATCTGGCCTATGAAAAACGTCAAAATGCACTGTTCCTGAGTAAAATCTATCTATTAAAGAATGAACGAGGAAAAGGATTCGGCAGACTGGCGATGAATCACATATTCGAAAGCGCAAAAGGGAAAGGATGCAGTTCAGTTCAATTAACCGTGAATCGATTTAACCAAAATTCGATCAGTGCCTATCAGCGAATAGGCTTTGAAAAGAGGGGTGAAGTGGTACAGGATATAGGTAATGGTTTCGTGATGGATGACTACATTATGGAAAAAAGCCTGATGTAA
- a CDS encoding SDR family NAD(P)-dependent oxidoreductase produces MEYNESTTYGVKGKVALITGAAKGLGRACALALAKGGAEIALGLRDVNSASDLESEIKLMGRNVIRVQMDVSTVQEIQSAVEKVIDNLGKIDILVNNVGVAPANEALDVTESDYDLTMNLNVKAMFFTSQMVAKHMIKQGGGRIINMSSQAGTITLDDESVYCMSKAAVNHMTKNLASEWARYNIQVNAVAPTFIETPGTEPWLKDKEFRQSVIDRIPLGRIGKPEEVASVVLFLAAPASSLITGEIITIDGGWTLK; encoded by the coding sequence ATGGAGTATAATGAGTCAACAACGTACGGTGTAAAAGGAAAGGTTGCTTTGATAACGGGGGCCGCGAAAGGTTTAGGAAGAGCCTGTGCCCTAGCCTTGGCCAAAGGAGGTGCTGAAATTGCTTTGGGGCTTAGAGATGTCAATAGCGCCTCAGATCTTGAATCTGAGATCAAGTTGATGGGTAGAAACGTGATAAGAGTGCAAATGGACGTATCTACTGTTCAGGAGATCCAAAGTGCCGTGGAAAAGGTCATTGATAATCTTGGCAAGATTGATATTTTGGTCAATAATGTAGGGGTGGCTCCGGCAAATGAGGCTTTGGATGTAACAGAATCTGATTATGATCTAACCATGAACCTGAATGTGAAAGCAATGTTTTTTACCTCACAGATGGTGGCAAAACATATGATAAAACAAGGAGGAGGCAGAATCATCAATATGAGTTCCCAGGCAGGAACAATAACCCTTGATGATGAATCCGTATACTGTATGAGTAAAGCAGCAGTGAATCATATGACCAAAAACCTGGCTTCAGAATGGGCCCGATACAATATCCAGGTTAACGCGGTTGCTCCCACCTTTATTGAAACCCCGGGAACTGAGCCGTGGCTGAAAGACAAAGAATTCAGGCAAAGTGTAATAGACAGAATACCTTTAGGCAGAATCGGGAAGCCGGAAGAGGTGGCTTCTGTGGTTCTTTTTTTGGCCGCACCGGCTTCCTCATTAATCACGGGGGAAATCATCACGATAGATGGTGGGTGGACCCTTAAATAA